GATGTAAAGTGGATTAAAGATGAAGTGAAAACCTTTGATCCTGATAACAATAAAGTGATTACTCGTGCCGGAGAAGAAGTAAGCTATGATTATTTAGTAGTAGCTACCGGTCTTCAGTACCATTATGAGTGGATTGAAGGTCTTACTGAAGATATGATCGGAAAAAACGGGATCTCTTCAGTTTATCTGAATAATGCCGAAGCTGGAACTGCGGATGGCGGTTCTTTAACTTGGGAGTGGTTTAACGATCTTAAAGAAGCAGCTAAAACAGGCAAACAGAAAGTAATATGTACACAACCTGAAACAGCTATTAAATGTGGTGGTGCTCCACAAAAGATCCTTTATCTAAGCAATGACTTTTTAAAACAGGATAAACTAACAGCTGACTTTACATTTGCAACATCATCAACTAATTTGTTTGGCGTTCCAGAAGTAAATAAAACGCTTGAAGAGGAAGTGCAGCCTAGATATGGAAATATAACTAACAAGTTTGGACATAATCTTGTGGCAATCGATGCTGAGAAAAAGATAGCTACATTTGAGCATAAGTATGAGCTACAAGGTGAGTATGATGAAGATTTGGAAGAGTATGATATCATCAAGAAAACTGAGCGTGTAGATATGCCATACGATTTTATCCATATTGTTCCACCAATGGCTGGTGTTGATGCTGTTGCTTCTTCACCGCTTGCATGGCAAAAAGGAACAGGAAAAGGTTGGTTGGAAGTTGATCAATACACGCTGCAGCATAGACGTTATAATAATGTATTCGGTATCGGTGATATTTGTGGAGTTGCTAAGGGAAAAACAGGTGGTTCAGCTCGTCATCACGGACCTATTATGGTAGGGAATCTTTTATCTGTAATGGAAGGCAAAAAGCCTAAAGAGAAGTTTGATGGTTACACTGTATGTCCATTAAAAACTCAATATGGTAAAATTATCCTTGCTGAATTTGACTATAAGGGTGCTGCACCGTCATTCCCATTAGCTGTTGGTGAACAAAGATGGATGTGGTGGGCATTTGATCTTTACATGTTAAAACCTATGTATTGGTATTTAATGATGAGAGGTTTAATGTAAGATGAGATCTTTGATGATAAGAGAAGTTGGTATTTTTATCAGCTTACTTATCTTTCTTGCTGTAGTTATTCATCCTGATCTATTAAGTAATTTGAGTGAAAGATTTTCACTTATGTATGAAAGAGAAAATTATTTTCATCCTTTTATTTATACTTTTATAGTGTACCTTTTACTATCATTGTTAAGATATATGGTTATAAAAGCTATACAAGTGATTCGTAAAATAACAAATCATTAACAATTAAACAAAACTTAAAACTAAGTTCGGTATAATTCCGCACTTTTTGTAGAAATACAGTATATATAATTTAAGGACCATAGATGTACGCAATTATTAAAAATGGTGGTAAGCAATATAAAGTTCAAGAGGGTGACGTTTTAGATTTCGATAAAATGTCTCTTGAACCACAAGCTACTATCGAGATTAAAGAAGTTTTAGCAGTAAACGCTGGTGAGCTTAAAGTTGGAGCTCCATACGTGGATGGCGCTGTTGTAACTGCTGAGGTAATTAGTGAAGGTCGTGACAAAAAAGTTGTTACTTTCAAAAAACGTCGTCGTAAAGACAGTAAAGTAAAACGTGGTTTCAGAAGAGATCATACTCGTGTTCGTATCACGAAAATCGCTGCATAAGCTAAACTAAAAGAGGAGACGCAAGATGGCACATAAGAAAGGTCAAGGTAGTACACAGAATAACCGTGATTCAGCAGGTCGTAGACTTGGTGTAAAAAAATATGGTGGAGAAGCTGTTGTTGCTGGTAACATCATTATTCGTCAAAGAGGAACAAAAGTTCACCCAGGTAAAAATGTAGGTATGGGTAAAGATCACACTATCTACGCTTTAGTTGACGGTGTAGTTTCTTTTGAAAGAAAAGATAAGAAACGTAAACAAGTTTCTATTATTCCTGCTGCATAATTCTACTTTTAATATTTGAGCTTTGGCTCAAATATTTTTTTAACTTCGGAAATTTTTCCAAAATACTCAAATTTAAAATATTTAATAATCTACTTTATCATCGTTTAGTGTATTGTTAAGTATTCGTTGGTTAATATTTGAAAAAAATATTGACTATATATAGCTAAATATTAATATTAGGAGTTCACTTGTTCACAGATAGTGTCGAATTAACAGTTTCATCAGGAAAAGGTGGCGCAGGATGTGTAGCATTTCGTCGTGAAAAGTTTGTACTCAACGGTGGTCCAAACGGTGGTGACGGTGGAAAAGGTGGAGACATCTGGTTCAAGTGTGATAATAATACACATACACTTTCCCATTTTCAAAGAAAAATGCATATAAAAGCAGATAACGGTCGTCCGGGTGAAGGCTCAAATATGACTGGAAAATCTGGTGCGAAAAAGATTATTATCGTACCGCCTGGGACACAGATCGTAGACCAAGAAACAGGTGAAGTACTGCTTGATATGCTCGAAGACGGGCAAGAAGCAAAGTTTCTTGAAGGTGGAAAAGGTGGACTTGGAAATACACACTTCAAATCACCTACAAATCAAAGACCGACATACGCACAGCCTGGACAAAAGGGTGAAACTCGTTCTATAAAGTTAGAGTTAAAACTGATCGCTGATGTTGGCTTAGTAGGATTTCCAAATGTTGGAAAATCTACTTTAATCTCAACAGTTTCAAATGCACGTCCTGAGATCGCAAACTACGAATTTACAACATTGACACCGAAACTCGGTCAGGTAAACATTGGTGATTATGAGTCATTTGTTATGGCCGATATTCCTGGAATTATCGGTGGTGCTCATGAAGGGAAAGGTTTAGGGATTCAGTTCTTACGTCATATTGAAAGAACCAAAACACTTCTATTTAT
Above is a window of Sulfurimonas marina DNA encoding:
- the rpmA gene encoding 50S ribosomal protein L27, coding for MAHKKGQGSTQNNRDSAGRRLGVKKYGGEAVVAGNIIIRQRGTKVHPGKNVGMGKDHTIYALVDGVVSFERKDKKRKQVSIIPAA
- a CDS encoding NAD(P)/FAD-dependent oxidoreductase, whose translation is MDKKNEFMDEIVNNSGMSRRDALKVMGLSPIAAGLLLSGAAGEATTAEASSSAEGKIVIVGGGSGGIMAMARFHSALSDPDITLIAPNEKHLYQPGQVFMAAGEYTFEDIVKDNKDFIPDDVKWIKDEVKTFDPDNNKVITRAGEEVSYDYLVVATGLQYHYEWIEGLTEDMIGKNGISSVYLNNAEAGTADGGSLTWEWFNDLKEAAKTGKQKVICTQPETAIKCGGAPQKILYLSNDFLKQDKLTADFTFATSSTNLFGVPEVNKTLEEEVQPRYGNITNKFGHNLVAIDAEKKIATFEHKYELQGEYDEDLEEYDIIKKTERVDMPYDFIHIVPPMAGVDAVASSPLAWQKGTGKGWLEVDQYTLQHRRYNNVFGIGDICGVAKGKTGGSARHHGPIMVGNLLSVMEGKKPKEKFDGYTVCPLKTQYGKIILAEFDYKGAAPSFPLAVGEQRWMWWAFDLYMLKPMYWYLMMRGLM
- the rplU gene encoding 50S ribosomal protein L21 gives rise to the protein MYAIIKNGGKQYKVQEGDVLDFDKMSLEPQATIEIKEVLAVNAGELKVGAPYVDGAVVTAEVISEGRDKKVVTFKKRRRKDSKVKRGFRRDHTRVRITKIAA
- the obgE gene encoding GTPase ObgE, translated to MFTDSVELTVSSGKGGAGCVAFRREKFVLNGGPNGGDGGKGGDIWFKCDNNTHTLSHFQRKMHIKADNGRPGEGSNMTGKSGAKKIIIVPPGTQIVDQETGEVLLDMLEDGQEAKFLEGGKGGLGNTHFKSPTNQRPTYAQPGQKGETRSIKLELKLIADVGLVGFPNVGKSTLISTVSNARPEIANYEFTTLTPKLGQVNIGDYESFVMADIPGIIGGAHEGKGLGIQFLRHIERTKTLLFMIDLASYRDLKEQIDVLKDEVASFSEKLGTSKYAIALTRVDIIAPDDVDELVGGFIKMMGLEKSTHSEFDFDQNLPYYIQDTVDETLGFDREKPYFILPISSAINKNIEGLKYALFNLVQSDRKE